A window from Pseudonocardia cypriaca encodes these proteins:
- a CDS encoding LacI family DNA-binding transcriptional regulator, which translates to MSTIKDVAEAAGVSIATVSRALHGLPRVSEATRQRVLAAAAELRYVASPSAASLASGQTNAIGVVAPFVNRWYFAAIVHSAEERLRMAGYDLLLYSLGTDAHERRRAFSGTLLRKRVDGVLVLGLHPTAEEAAALSAVGGPVAIVGADVPGWASVRIDDADAARCAVRHLLGLGHRRIGFIGGADPLHTAMPADRRTGYRAELAAVGLPDTSGLEAVGGFTVGGGYAAAVRLLALPDPPTALFAASDEMAMGAVQAARRAGFRVPEDVSVIGIDDHEMAELMDLTTVAQPVVAQGVLAAEMILTALTDPERPLPAVKVPTELVVRGTTGPAPG; encoded by the coding sequence GTGAGCACGATCAAGGACGTCGCGGAGGCAGCGGGGGTCTCCATCGCGACCGTCTCGCGCGCGCTGCACGGGCTGCCCCGGGTCTCGGAGGCCACCCGGCAGCGCGTGCTCGCCGCGGCCGCCGAGCTGCGGTACGTGGCGTCGCCGAGCGCGGCGAGCCTCGCGAGCGGCCAGACGAACGCGATCGGCGTGGTCGCGCCGTTCGTGAACCGCTGGTACTTCGCGGCGATCGTGCACAGCGCCGAGGAGCGGTTGCGCATGGCCGGGTACGACCTGCTGCTCTACAGCCTCGGCACGGACGCCCACGAGCGGCGTCGCGCGTTCTCGGGCACGTTGCTGCGCAAGCGGGTGGACGGGGTGCTCGTGCTCGGCCTGCATCCCACGGCCGAGGAGGCCGCGGCGCTCTCCGCAGTTGGTGGGCCGGTCGCGATCGTGGGCGCCGACGTGCCGGGCTGGGCGAGCGTGCGCATCGACGACGCGGACGCCGCGCGCTGCGCCGTGCGACACCTGCTCGGGCTCGGCCACCGGCGCATCGGGTTCATCGGTGGCGCCGACCCCCTGCACACGGCGATGCCGGCCGACCGGCGGACCGGGTACCGCGCCGAGCTCGCCGCGGTGGGCCTGCCCGACACGAGCGGGCTCGAGGCCGTCGGCGGGTTCACGGTCGGCGGCGGGTACGCCGCGGCGGTGCGGCTGCTCGCGCTACCCGACCCCCCGACGGCACTCTTCGCCGCGTCCGACGAGATGGCGATGGGTGCGGTGCAGGCGGCGCGGCGCGCCGGGTTCCGCGTGCCGGAGGACGTGTCGGTGATCGGCATCGACGACCACGAGATGGCGGAGCTCATGGACCTGACGACCGTGGCCCAGCCCGTCGTCGCGCAGGGGGTGCTCGCGGCCGAGATGATCCTCACGGCGCTCACCGACCCGGAGCGGCCCCTGCCCGCTGTCAAGGTGCCGACCGAGCTGGTGGTGCGGGGCACCACCGGCCCGGCGCCCGGCTAG
- a CDS encoding carbohydrate ABC transporter permease — MTVLSTEDTAAAGSDIVAAATSPSAAAKKGLTSPWASIAALVIAVLWTLPTFGLFLSSFRPERDVQRTGWWTFFTNPNITFDNYAEVLFGGNQPLIDFFANSILITIPAVAIPIILATMAAYGFAWTKFPMRDTLFVAIFALQIVPLQVALLPLLEIFVGTGLNGTFWTVWIAHSTFALPLAIFLLHNSMREIPAELVEAARVDGAGHVRIFTTIMVPLMKPAIAAFAVFQFLWVWNDLLVALVFAGGTLDVAPLTVRLANLAGERGSNWYLLAPGAFVAIVVPLVVFLALQRYFVRGLLAGSVKG, encoded by the coding sequence ATGACCGTCCTGAGCACCGAGGACACCGCAGCCGCCGGGTCCGACATCGTCGCCGCGGCGACGTCGCCCTCCGCCGCGGCGAAGAAGGGCCTCACATCGCCGTGGGCGTCGATCGCCGCGCTCGTGATCGCCGTGCTGTGGACGCTCCCCACGTTCGGGCTGTTCCTGTCCTCCTTCCGGCCGGAACGCGACGTCCAGCGCACCGGGTGGTGGACGTTCTTCACCAACCCGAACATCACATTCGACAACTACGCGGAGGTGCTGTTCGGCGGGAACCAGCCGCTCATCGACTTCTTCGCCAACTCGATCCTGATCACGATCCCCGCGGTGGCGATCCCGATCATCCTGGCGACGATGGCGGCGTACGGGTTCGCGTGGACGAAGTTCCCGATGCGCGACACGCTGTTCGTGGCGATCTTCGCGTTGCAGATCGTGCCGTTGCAGGTCGCACTGCTTCCCCTGCTGGAGATCTTCGTCGGCACCGGGCTGAACGGGACGTTCTGGACGGTCTGGATCGCGCACTCCACGTTCGCGCTGCCGCTCGCGATCTTCCTGCTGCACAACTCGATGCGGGAGATCCCGGCGGAGCTGGTGGAGGCGGCGCGCGTGGACGGCGCGGGCCACGTCCGGATCTTCACCACGATCATGGTGCCGCTGATGAAGCCGGCCATCGCCGCGTTCGCGGTCTTCCAGTTCCTGTGGGTCTGGAACGACCTGCTCGTCGCCCTCGTCTTCGCAGGCGGCACGCTCGACGTGGCGCCGCTGACCGTCCGCCTCGCCAACCTGGCCGGCGAGCGGGGCTCCAACTGGTACCTCCTCGCGCCGGGCGCGTTCGTCGCGATCGTCGTTCCACTGGTCGTCTTCCTCGCGTTGCAGCGCTACTTCGTCCGCGGCCTGCTGGCCGGCAGCGTCAAGGGCTGA